The proteins below come from a single Tachysurus fulvidraco isolate hzauxx_2018 chromosome 26, HZAU_PFXX_2.0, whole genome shotgun sequence genomic window:
- the rom1a gene encoding rod outer segment membrane protein 1a: MVWAKMKFPFEKRVKLAQSLWMLSLLATVGGAVTFCLGCFLKTELRKRGEVMDNTEIHIVPNTLILAGLASMGINWFAGRICQDALDATRFPRWKTFLKPYFCCTIFFTTLLLIGVILSYAMKGSLEGSLKVGLKNGIRFYKDTDTPGRCFQKQTIDRLQMEFRCCGNSDYKDWFEVQWISNRYLDFSSKEVKDRIKSNVDGRYLVDGVPFSCCNPSSPRPCIQYKLTNNSAHYNYEHQTEDLNIFIRGCREALVGYYMGLMNSIGAVVLTVFILQSTVVACLRYLQTSMEAVVGQENTEVETEGYLLEKSVSETIMEYLDPVMKLLLINQVEDGQVKAEAGAAGTSGATTGS, encoded by the exons ATGGTGTGGGCTAAAATGAAGTTCCCCTTTGAGAAAAGGGTGAAGCTAGCTCAGAGTTTGTGGATGCTCTCCTTGCTGGCCACTGTAGGTGGAGCAGTCACCTTCTGTCTTGGGTGCTTCTTGAAGACAGAACTACGCAAGAGAGGAGAG GTGATGGACAACACAGAGATCCACATTGTCCCAAACACCCTCATTCTGGCTGGATTGGCCTCTATGGGAATCAATTGGTTTGCTGGTAGGATTTGCCAGGACGCCCTGGATGCCACCCGCTTCCCACGCTGGAAGACCTTCCTAAAACCCTACTTCTGTTGTACCATCTTCTTCACCACCCTGCTGCTGATTGGAGTCATTCTAAGTTACGCCATGAAGGGCAGCCTGGAGGGCTCGCTGAAGGTCGGCCTCAAGAATGGCATCCGCTTCTACAAGGACACGGACACCCCAGGTCGCTGCTTCCAGAAGCAGACCATTGATCGCCTGCAGATGGAGTTTCGGTGCTGCGGTAACAGCGATTACAAGGACTGGTTTGAGGTGCAATGGATCAGTAACCGCTACCTGGATTTCAGCTCCAAGGAGGTTAAGGA TCGTATCAAGAGTAATGTGGATGGGCGTTACCTAGTGGATGGTGTACCCTTCAGTTGCTGTAACCCAAGTTCCCCTAGACCCTGCATCCAGTACAAACTGACCAACAACTCTGCCCACTACAACTATGAGCACCAAACTGAGGACCTCAACATCTTCATTCGTGGCTGCAGGGAAGCTCTGGTTGGCTACTACATGGGGCTGATGAACAGCATTGGTGCTGTAGTGCTGACTGTCTTTATCCTTCAG AGTACAGTGGTTGCATGCCTAAGATATCTGCAGACCTCCATGGAAGCTGTGGTTGGGCAGGAGAATACAGAGGTGGAAACTGAGGGCTACCTGCTGGAGAAGAGTGTGTCAGAGACCATTATGGAGTACCTGGACCCTGTGATGAAGCTACTTCTGATAAACCAGGTGGAAGATGGGCAGGTCAAGGCAGAGGCAGGGGCTGCTGGGACATCCGGTGCAACGACTGGGTCCTAA
- the cdca5 gene encoding sororin, whose amino-acid sequence MNSRTSAGQTSTNNKQNRKSDGGSTPRRRSARLSANEENIPPKAEAPCVPVKRSITVRKIVPRKTQATSELNKENVEKRLSGDSRKRSKVSSPPQAETTVSKPTILSPIQAPASPSPNTAQPEQDPVWSHKVRRSYSRLSIGDRSFESPKPESASSPTRRETMFGFERLQTPEVIHKANVSRGASSSMCIESFNLSAADDTVANTPEPDLNIPGVCLVKKNARRKRVQQIKTSELDILAAQMNAEFEEAECFELVVE is encoded by the exons ATGAACAGCAGAACATCCGCTGGACAAACGagcacaaacaacaaacaaaacagaa AGTCAGATGGAGGCAGCACACCACGCCGGAGATCAGCCCGGCTGTCTGCAAATGAAGAAAACATTCCTCCTAAAGCTGAG GCTCCGTGCGTTCCTGTCAAACGATCGATCACTGTGAGGAAGATTGTACCAAGGAAAACCCAG GCCACATCTGAGCTTAATAAGGAAAATGTGGAGAAAAGACTATCCGGTGATTCTAGAAAAAGGTCCAAAGTCTCAAGTCCACCCCAAGCTGAGACAACTGTGTCCAAACCCACCATCCTGTCTCCCATCCAGGCCCCTGCATCACCTTCTCCCAATACAGCACAACCTGAGCAGGACCCCGTGTGGTCCCACAAAGTGCGACGCTCGTACAGCCGCCTGAGCATTGGCGACCGCTCGTTTGAGAGCCCCAAGCCTGAGTCTGCCTCGTCCCCCACACGCAGAGAAACTATGTTCGGGTTCGAAAGGCTACAGACCCCAGAGGTGATCCATAAGGCCAACGTGTCCAGAGGAGCGTCTTCCTCCATGTGCATCGAATCCTTCAACCTCTCAGCAGCCGACGACACAGTCGCCAACACCCCAGAGCCTGATCTGAACATTCCTGGTGTTTGCCTGGTGAAGAAGAACGCACGGAGGAAGAGGGTTCAACAGATAAAG ACGTCAGAACTGGATATTCTAGCCGCACAGATGAATGCTGAGTTCGAGGAGGCGGAGTGCTTTGAGCTGGTGGTGGAGTGA